One window of the Chitinophaga niabensis genome contains the following:
- a CDS encoding DUF1501 domain-containing protein, with protein MKRRDFLKYTAPAAILPSFINGFSVQAFGASPLLSALEGAATNNDHVLVMIQLNGGNDGLNMVIPLDQYGKYQAARANIAIPEGRVLKLAGQTKTGIHPAMTGIQQMYNDGHVSILHSVGYPSPNFSHFRATDIWLTGSDANTVLPTGWGGRYLQTEYPDYPVGYPNADMPDPLAIQIGSVVSPAFQGPSVNMGMAITSATDFYGLLDDEPDPIPNTRAGKELKYIRLIQEHSNKFATSIKAAAAKVTQQGPYPANNHLAAQLKIVARLVAGGLKTRLYMVSIGGFDTHANQTNAGDTTTGSHANLLGQISSAVKAFTDDLKGLKKSQRVVGMTFSEFGRRVKSNGSMGTDHGASAPMIVFGDYVNQQVLGNTPTMPDAASAIDNIPMQYDFRSVYASILEQWFCVKPADLNQIMLQNYQSLPLVNGLACGVVTGVPDVDENKTLISNYPNPFSTKTVISYTTAGGHTMVQIFDTMGRLVRKLVDSVHAAGDYTITFNGEGLPNGMYYARFQNGRVQQVRTMAKVR; from the coding sequence ATGAAACGTAGAGATTTCCTCAAATATACCGCTCCTGCTGCCATTCTGCCATCGTTTATCAACGGGTTTTCCGTTCAGGCATTCGGCGCATCCCCTTTACTGTCTGCCCTGGAAGGTGCTGCTACCAACAATGATCACGTACTGGTAATGATCCAGTTAAACGGAGGTAATGATGGTTTGAACATGGTGATCCCATTGGACCAATATGGAAAATACCAGGCTGCCCGTGCTAACATCGCTATCCCGGAAGGCAGGGTACTGAAACTGGCCGGCCAGACCAAAACAGGTATCCATCCTGCCATGACGGGGATTCAGCAAATGTATAATGATGGACACGTAAGTATCCTGCATAGCGTAGGATATCCTTCCCCCAACTTCTCTCACTTCCGTGCTACAGATATCTGGCTCACCGGATCTGATGCAAATACCGTATTGCCAACAGGCTGGGGTGGGCGATACCTGCAAACAGAATATCCTGACTATCCGGTAGGTTATCCCAATGCAGATATGCCGGACCCGCTGGCCATCCAGATAGGTTCTGTAGTGTCTCCTGCATTCCAGGGACCTTCCGTGAACATGGGTATGGCTATTACCAGCGCCACAGACTTCTACGGCCTGCTGGATGATGAACCAGATCCTATCCCTAATACAAGGGCCGGTAAGGAATTGAAATACATCCGCCTCATACAGGAACACAGTAATAAATTTGCCACCTCTATTAAAGCGGCAGCAGCAAAGGTTACGCAACAAGGGCCTTATCCTGCCAACAATCATCTTGCGGCGCAATTGAAGATTGTTGCACGCCTGGTGGCTGGAGGCTTAAAGACCCGTCTCTACATGGTGAGTATCGGCGGTTTTGATACACACGCCAATCAAACCAATGCAGGAGATACCACTACCGGTAGCCATGCTAACCTGTTAGGCCAGATCTCTTCAGCCGTTAAAGCCTTTACAGATGACCTGAAGGGCCTGAAAAAATCACAACGGGTAGTAGGCATGACCTTCTCTGAATTCGGCCGCCGTGTGAAATCCAACGGCAGTATGGGTACAGACCATGGTGCTTCTGCTCCCATGATCGTATTCGGCGACTATGTGAACCAACAGGTGCTGGGTAATACACCCACCATGCCGGATGCAGCTTCTGCGATAGATAATATTCCCATGCAGTACGATTTCCGTTCTGTATATGCTTCTATCCTGGAACAATGGTTCTGCGTAAAACCGGCAGACCTCAATCAGATCATGTTGCAGAACTACCAAAGCCTTCCACTGGTAAACGGACTGGCTTGCGGAGTAGTAACAGGCGTACCTGATGTAGATGAGAATAAGACCCTGATCTCCAACTATCCCAATCCTTTCAGTACTAAAACAGTTATTTCCTACACAACTGCCGGTGGGCATACCATGGTGCAGATCTTTGATACTATGGGCCGCCTGGTCCGTAAGCTGGTGGACAGTGTACATGCGGCAGGGGATTATACCATCACTTTCAATGGGGAAGGCCTCCCGAATGGTATGTACTATGCCCGTTTCCAGAATGGGAGGGTACAACAGGTGAGGACCATGGCCAAAGTGAGGTAA
- a CDS encoding DUF1800 domain-containing protein: MDRRDFLTLAPSRKKTATVSGSRTDTGLTAYSGAWGTAQVVHLLKRAMFGAAPLDVRHFEGMSMDAAVDALLTTNTIPLTPPVNNYNTGGYTDPTGVVPGAPWVTAPDGDEDLNRKRHGSYKAWWTGQMLNQERNIHEKMVLFWHNHFATETNTIGDARFSYGYNVALRTHALGNFKNLTKAITLDPGMLVYLNGYLNEKTAADENYARELLELFTCGKGPDSLYQEEDVRAAAHVLTGYKVDKVTCTSYFDPTKHDITNKQFSSWFSNKVISGKTGTAGTTELDDMLGIIFLQQEVAKFICRKFYQFFIYYEIDAGAETNVIEPLANIFRAANYEIKPLLSALFKSEHFYDPLNMSCLIKSPVDFTVGLCREFGVKFAPAANYAQAYQQWAALQGAASTQQQNIGDPPGVSGWEAYYLAPQFHELWINTDTLPKRNMMVDALITTGYNGLAIDPIVFADQMPNPSDPVALVKDSLDVLYRMGVSDKTKSFLKNSFLLLGQDQDYYWTQAWTAYKADPSNTMNKNTVLKHLNELYKYIMNLSEYHLA; the protein is encoded by the coding sequence ATGGACCGTAGAGATTTCTTAACACTTGCCCCTTCCCGCAAAAAAACTGCGACAGTTAGCGGATCGAGAACCGATACCGGACTCACTGCTTATTCAGGAGCATGGGGAACCGCACAGGTTGTGCATTTGCTGAAAAGGGCCATGTTTGGCGCTGCACCACTGGATGTAAGACATTTTGAAGGCATGTCTATGGACGCAGCCGTGGATGCTTTACTTACCACCAATACCATTCCACTTACACCTCCTGTAAATAATTATAACACCGGCGGCTATACGGATCCTACCGGAGTAGTCCCTGGAGCACCATGGGTAACAGCTCCTGATGGAGACGAAGATCTGAACCGCAAACGCCATGGTTCCTACAAGGCCTGGTGGACAGGGCAGATGCTCAACCAGGAAAGGAACATCCATGAGAAGATGGTACTCTTCTGGCATAATCACTTTGCTACAGAAACAAACACCATCGGCGATGCGCGTTTTAGTTATGGTTACAATGTTGCTTTGCGCACTCATGCGTTAGGCAATTTCAAGAACCTCACGAAAGCAATTACGCTGGACCCCGGCATGCTGGTATATCTGAACGGTTATCTCAATGAGAAAACAGCTGCGGATGAAAACTATGCACGGGAACTGCTGGAACTTTTCACTTGTGGTAAAGGGCCGGATTCATTGTACCAGGAAGAAGATGTACGCGCTGCAGCACACGTGCTCACAGGTTATAAAGTAGATAAAGTGACCTGCACTTCTTATTTCGATCCTACTAAACATGATATCACCAATAAACAATTCTCCAGCTGGTTCTCCAATAAAGTGATCTCAGGTAAAACCGGCACGGCAGGTACAACGGAGCTGGATGATATGCTGGGTATTATTTTCCTCCAGCAGGAAGTTGCGAAGTTCATCTGCCGCAAATTCTACCAGTTCTTTATTTATTATGAAATAGATGCGGGTGCAGAAACAAATGTGATAGAACCACTGGCTAATATTTTCCGTGCAGCCAACTATGAAATAAAACCATTGCTGTCTGCCTTATTCAAGAGCGAACATTTTTATGATCCTTTAAATATGAGCTGCCTCATCAAAAGCCCGGTAGATTTTACCGTAGGGCTTTGCAGGGAATTTGGCGTGAAGTTCGCGCCTGCAGCCAATTATGCGCAGGCCTATCAGCAATGGGCAGCTTTACAGGGCGCAGCCAGTACACAACAACAGAATATCGGAGATCCTCCGGGCGTTTCAGGCTGGGAAGCGTATTACCTGGCGCCGCAGTTCCATGAATTGTGGATCAACACAGATACACTGCCTAAGCGTAATATGATGGTGGATGCTTTGATCACTACAGGATATAACGGTCTTGCCATTGATCCCATCGTATTTGCAGACCAGATGCCTAATCCCTCAGATCCTGTTGCCTTAGTAAAAGATTCGCTGGACGTATTATACCGAATGGGTGTTTCTGACAAAACAAAGAGTTTCCTGAAGAACAGTTTCCTGCTGCTGGGCCAGGACCAGGATTATTACTGGACGCAGGCCTGGACTGCTTACAAAGCGGACCCCTCCAATACAATGAATAAGAATACTGTGCTGAAGCATTTGAATGAATTGTACAAATACATCATGAACCTGTCTGAATATCATTTAGCCTGA
- a CDS encoding FecR domain-containing protein has translation MGILQPDEAIYSLLCKYLLNEADAVERQWVETWRKEDPANEEILSSIRRMLDALRPVGNIPGLDTESSWQRLKTTIGVEEPRVRKMHWMLKVAAVLVLALGVGLFFLKPAKEQVFAGAQQAELKDGSRVSMESNAEMHLAKGFGKVERRVHFTGKAHFDIAQNAEHPFVIVLGHTEIKVLGTRFMVDFKPQDSSLVVLVNSGKIMVTDLDKKDSVILTPGMILRRDQQKEPFAVAENVQDLNRRQLVFSNVPLEKVIKTIEVVYGVEVEITDATLLEKAVTANFENEPIDNVLATIAFITNTAVEKTVQGYSIK, from the coding sequence ATGGGCATTTTGCAACCTGATGAGGCTATATATTCCTTGCTGTGCAAGTATCTGCTGAATGAAGCGGATGCTGTAGAGCGCCAATGGGTGGAAACCTGGCGGAAGGAAGATCCTGCGAATGAAGAAATTCTTTCTTCCATACGCAGGATGCTGGATGCATTGCGCCCCGTGGGGAATATCCCCGGGCTGGATACAGAATCCAGCTGGCAACGGTTGAAAACTACTATCGGGGTTGAAGAACCACGGGTGCGTAAAATGCATTGGATGCTGAAAGTGGCAGCGGTGCTGGTATTGGCGCTTGGCGTTGGGCTGTTTTTTCTAAAGCCGGCAAAAGAGCAGGTTTTTGCTGGTGCACAACAAGCGGAATTGAAAGATGGCAGCCGGGTAAGCATGGAAAGTAATGCAGAGATGCACCTTGCAAAAGGGTTCGGGAAAGTGGAACGCCGGGTACATTTTACCGGTAAAGCCCATTTTGATATTGCGCAGAATGCAGAACATCCTTTTGTAATTGTATTGGGCCATACGGAAATAAAAGTACTGGGTACCCGTTTTATGGTTGACTTCAAACCGCAGGACAGTTCCCTGGTGGTACTGGTGAACAGCGGAAAGATCATGGTAACGGACCTGGATAAAAAGGATAGTGTGATATTGACCCCGGGAATGATCTTACGCCGCGATCAGCAAAAGGAGCCTTTTGCCGTGGCAGAAAATGTGCAGGACCTCAACCGGCGGCAACTGGTGTTTAGTAACGTACCTTTGGAGAAAGTGATAAAGACCATTGAGGTGGTGTATGGGGTGGAAGTGGAAATAACGGATGCAACCCTCCTGGAAAAAGCGGTGACGGCAAACTTTGAAAACGAGCCTATCGATAATGTTCTGGCAACCATTGCTTTCATCACTAACACAGCGGTTGAGAAAACCGTACAGGGCTATTCCATCAAATAA
- a CDS encoding quinone-dependent dihydroorotate dehydrogenase — protein sequence MYGFIRKILFNFPPESIHYGVMRGLKVINALPFGKNVLDAFCQPKNSGLERTLWGLTFKNPVGLAAGFDKDARFIDELAHLGFGFVEIGTVTPLPQPGNDQPRLFRLPEDKALINRMGFNNEGAPSAARRLLKRRSNIIIGGNIGKNKLTPNEEAVSDYEKCFHALFDGVDYFVVNVSSPNTPGLRALQEKEPLKQLLHHLQTLNAQKKKPKPILLKIAPDLTTEQLDDIIEIVQETGLAGIVATNTTISREDLQTDDATLQKIGAGGLSGLPVKQKATEVIRYIHQHSGGKIPIIAVGGIFTAADAQEKLDAGASLVQVYTGFIYEGPSIVKKICQGLTQS from the coding sequence ATGTACGGCTTTATTAGAAAAATACTTTTCAATTTTCCCCCGGAAAGTATACACTACGGAGTAATGCGGGGACTTAAAGTGATCAATGCACTGCCCTTTGGCAAAAATGTGCTGGACGCATTCTGCCAGCCCAAAAACAGCGGGCTGGAACGCACCCTTTGGGGATTGACCTTTAAAAACCCTGTAGGCCTTGCCGCAGGATTCGATAAGGATGCCCGGTTCATCGACGAACTGGCACATCTTGGCTTCGGTTTTGTGGAAATAGGTACCGTTACCCCACTCCCGCAACCCGGCAACGATCAGCCAAGGTTATTCCGCCTGCCGGAAGACAAAGCGCTGATCAACCGCATGGGCTTTAATAATGAAGGAGCGCCCTCTGCCGCCAGGAGATTATTAAAACGCCGCTCCAATATTATCATAGGTGGTAACATTGGTAAGAATAAATTAACGCCCAACGAAGAAGCCGTAAGCGATTACGAAAAATGTTTCCATGCGCTCTTTGATGGGGTGGATTATTTTGTGGTGAATGTAAGTTCTCCCAATACTCCGGGCCTGAGGGCATTGCAGGAGAAAGAACCACTCAAGCAACTGTTGCATCACCTGCAAACACTCAATGCGCAAAAGAAAAAGCCCAAACCCATCCTCCTCAAAATTGCGCCGGACCTTACTACGGAGCAATTGGATGATATCATAGAAATAGTGCAGGAAACCGGCCTGGCAGGCATTGTTGCCACCAATACCACCATCAGCCGTGAGGACCTGCAAACAGATGATGCCACACTGCAAAAGATCGGTGCCGGTGGCCTCAGCGGTTTACCCGTAAAACAAAAGGCCACGGAGGTGATCCGTTATATTCATCAGCATTCCGGCGGAAAAATCCCTATTATTGCCGTAGGAGGTATTTTCACCGCAGCAGATGCGCAGGAAAAACTGGATGCAGGAGCTTCTCTGGTACAGGTATATACCGGTTTTATCTATGAAGGCCCTTCCATCGTGAAAAAGATCTGCCAGGGTTTAACTCAATCATAA
- a CDS encoding STN domain-containing protein: MAWNWRTKISLRLNNQPLSAACEIIEKEYGIHFSYSRDVVKMNRLVSLNAKEMTLRRVLDLLFTENGIQYKRIGDQLVLTVKQSNTRTISGFVEDARTG, encoded by the coding sequence TTGGCGTGGAATTGGCGCACAAAAATTTCTTTAAGGCTCAATAACCAACCCCTGTCTGCCGCATGTGAGATCATAGAAAAGGAATATGGCATTCACTTTTCGTACAGCCGGGATGTTGTTAAAATGAACCGGCTTGTATCACTCAACGCAAAGGAGATGACACTCCGCCGTGTGTTAGATCTTCTCTTTACAGAAAACGGCATTCAATATAAACGTATCGGAGATCAGCTGGTACTCACCGTAAAACAAAGCAATACCCGCACCATCAGTGGTTTTGTGGAAGATGCACGCACGGGATAA
- a CDS encoding thiolase family protein, with product MQEAYIVAGFRTAVTKSKRGGFRFYRPDDLAVDVIKGLLATIPQLDPKRVDDLIVGNAVPEAEQGLQIGRMISVRALGIEVPGMTVNRYCASGLETIAIATAKIQTGQAECIVAGGTESMSLVPTVGWKTVPAYSVTSTTPDYYLSMGLTAEAVSKEFNVSREDQDQFSYQSHQRAINAIKNGYFKPGILPINVEEVFVNEKGKKQSKTYTVDTDEGPRADTSPEALAKLKPVFAAGGSVTAGNSSQTSDGAAFVIVMSERMVKELNLQPIGRLVACASAGVHPRIMGIGPVAAVPKALKLAGKTLNDIDLVELNEAFASQSLAVIRELGMDPEKVNINGGAIALGHPLGCTGAKLSIQIMNDMQRLKKKYGIVTACVGGGQGIAGVIENLV from the coding sequence ATGCAGGAAGCATATATAGTGGCAGGATTCAGGACCGCCGTAACGAAGTCAAAGAGAGGAGGTTTCCGTTTCTACAGACCGGATGATCTGGCTGTGGATGTGATCAAAGGCTTACTGGCCACCATTCCGCAACTGGACCCTAAGCGGGTGGACGATCTGATCGTAGGAAACGCTGTTCCGGAAGCGGAACAGGGTTTGCAGATCGGCAGAATGATCTCCGTACGCGCATTGGGAATTGAAGTGCCGGGCATGACAGTGAACCGTTATTGTGCATCAGGACTGGAAACCATTGCTATCGCTACCGCCAAGATCCAAACAGGGCAGGCAGAATGTATCGTAGCAGGTGGTACGGAAAGTATGAGCCTGGTACCCACCGTAGGCTGGAAAACCGTTCCGGCTTACAGCGTAACCAGCACCACACCGGATTATTATCTCAGTATGGGCCTTACCGCAGAGGCTGTATCGAAAGAATTCAACGTGAGCCGGGAAGACCAGGATCAGTTCTCTTATCAATCTCACCAGCGTGCCATTAACGCTATCAAGAACGGATATTTCAAACCAGGCATTTTGCCCATCAATGTGGAAGAAGTATTTGTGAATGAAAAGGGCAAAAAACAAAGCAAAACTTATACGGTGGATACAGATGAGGGTCCTCGTGCAGATACTTCGCCGGAGGCACTTGCCAAGTTAAAACCTGTTTTTGCCGCGGGGGGATCCGTTACAGCAGGTAACTCTTCCCAAACCAGCGATGGTGCGGCATTTGTAATAGTGATGAGTGAAAGGATGGTGAAGGAGCTGAATCTTCAACCCATTGGCCGCCTTGTTGCCTGTGCCTCTGCAGGGGTGCATCCCAGGATTATGGGAATAGGACCTGTTGCCGCAGTGCCCAAGGCCCTGAAATTAGCAGGCAAAACGTTGAACGACATAGACCTGGTAGAATTAAACGAAGCCTTTGCTTCCCAGTCCCTGGCCGTGATCCGGGAATTGGGTATGGACCCTGAAAAGGTGAATATTAATGGAGGGGCCATTGCCCTGGGGCATCCTTTGGGATGTACAGGAGCTAAGCTCAGCATCCAGATCATGAACGATATGCAGCGCCTCAAAAAGAAATACGGGATCGTTACAGCCTGTGTGGGAGGTGGCCAGGGGATTGCGGGGGTGATTGAAAACCTGGTGTAG
- a CDS encoding RNA polymerase sigma-70 factor codes for MLELHTFERIFKEHHTHCLAFATHYIGDPYEAEEVVQLVFSQLWEKRASIAIQGSERSYLFSAIRNTAISQWRKQNVRSERENSFGQMQETEVHLSLQARELENKLEAALEKLPERCREVFVLSRKQQLKYAEIASVMNISVKTVENQMGKALKILHQELKEYLNLFL; via the coding sequence ATGTTGGAGCTCCATACTTTCGAAAGAATTTTTAAAGAGCACCATACTCATTGCCTGGCATTCGCCACCCATTATATTGGTGATCCCTATGAGGCAGAAGAGGTAGTGCAGCTTGTTTTTTCCCAGCTTTGGGAAAAGCGGGCAAGCATTGCCATACAGGGTTCCGAGCGTTCTTATCTCTTTTCTGCTATCCGGAATACGGCTATCAGCCAATGGCGAAAGCAGAATGTACGGTCCGAAAGGGAAAATTCCTTTGGCCAGATGCAGGAAACGGAGGTGCATCTTTCCCTGCAGGCGCGGGAGTTGGAAAATAAACTGGAGGCGGCACTCGAAAAGTTGCCGGAACGTTGCCGGGAAGTTTTTGTGCTCAGCCGGAAACAGCAGTTAAAATATGCCGAGATAGCCAGTGTGATGAATATTTCCGTTAAAACTGTTGAAAATCAAATGGGTAAGGCCCTCAAGATCCTCCACCAGGAGCTGAAGGAGTACCTGAATCTTTTTTTATAA
- a CDS encoding TonB-dependent receptor — protein MIGATVYFPKLQVGTTTNQYGFYSLTTAKDTMSLMVTYVSYSPMSIPLKDDVNKQMNIKLSPINTLQEVEITDQHLPPLQEQTQMSKVGMPVAQVKAMPRMLGETDVLRTIQAMPGVGGGMEGTSGIHVRGGSPDQNLILLDGTPVYNSTHLFGLFSVFNPDIIKNVDLYKGAFPARYGGRLSSVVDISMKDGDMHGYHGEFSLGLIASRIMIEGPIIKGKTSFIITGRRTYADLLAQDAAIEGLKLGDSGEFWAYFFDANAKINHIFSPKDRLFLSAYGGRDNMRVKRDRGFDSLNGAAKRYHERMNFALGWGNQAYSLRWNHIYNPKLFSNVTINYSQFLFDTEYEYRYEAQNAITESDSMYGRYFSKVQNAGAKIDFEFRPNPIHTLRFGAQATWHIFQPGITRFMNISDSTRLTDTAYNNTTNKGVELSLYWEDDFKIADSMYLNLGTHASSFLVSGRSYISVQPRLGFRYLLPRKWAFKLSYTSMTQYIHLLTNNATFLPTDLWVATTKKVPPMFSNQFAIGLAKTSNNNMFEMSMELYAKTMQNVIEYQETADNFQSATNSWEDNVVVGRGWSYGSEFLLQKKRGKLKGWIGYTLAWSERAFPNVNNGAVFPYKYDRRHDIEVVLTQQLGKRWELSAQWEFATGAPLTLPSGSYERIMDPSPHLPPTTVDPRDVDLIGNRNTLRMENTHRLDIGATHTKERKGVRYILNISLYNVYNQKNPFFYTYKRNEETLKRELTKFSILPILPSISYAIKF, from the coding sequence CTGATCGGTGCTACTGTGTACTTCCCCAAATTACAGGTAGGTACTACTACCAATCAATACGGATTTTACAGTCTTACCACAGCAAAGGATACCATGAGCTTAATGGTCACCTATGTTAGTTATTCGCCCATGAGCATTCCGTTGAAAGATGATGTGAATAAACAGATGAACATCAAACTTTCTCCCATTAATACTTTGCAGGAAGTGGAAATTACGGACCAGCATCTTCCTCCCTTACAGGAACAAACGCAGATGAGTAAAGTAGGGATGCCGGTTGCGCAGGTAAAAGCCATGCCACGCATGTTGGGAGAAACAGATGTGCTCCGTACCATACAGGCCATGCCGGGAGTGGGAGGAGGTATGGAAGGAACCAGTGGTATTCATGTACGCGGGGGCAGTCCTGATCAGAACCTGATCTTATTGGATGGTACACCGGTATACAATTCCACGCATCTCTTCGGTTTGTTTTCCGTATTTAATCCTGATATCATTAAGAACGTAGACCTCTACAAAGGTGCATTCCCTGCTCGTTACGGCGGCAGGTTATCTTCTGTGGTGGATATTTCCATGAAAGATGGTGACATGCATGGTTATCATGGGGAGTTTTCACTTGGATTAATTGCTTCCCGTATAATGATAGAAGGCCCCATCATCAAAGGCAAAACTTCTTTTATTATAACAGGCCGCCGTACCTATGCAGATCTGCTGGCACAGGATGCAGCCATAGAAGGACTGAAATTAGGAGATAGTGGTGAATTCTGGGCTTATTTTTTTGATGCCAATGCCAAGATCAATCATATCTTTTCTCCCAAAGACCGGCTCTTTTTAAGCGCTTATGGCGGAAGGGACAATATGCGGGTGAAGCGGGACAGAGGATTTGATTCCCTGAACGGTGCCGCCAAACGTTATCATGAAAGAATGAACTTTGCGCTGGGATGGGGCAACCAGGCTTATTCCCTTCGCTGGAACCATATTTATAATCCCAAGTTGTTTTCCAACGTTACCATAAATTATTCGCAGTTCCTGTTTGATACAGAATATGAGTATAGATATGAAGCACAGAATGCGATCACGGAATCGGACAGTATGTATGGGCGTTACTTTTCCAAAGTACAGAACGCAGGTGCTAAAATAGATTTTGAGTTCCGGCCCAATCCTATACACACATTGCGTTTTGGGGCACAAGCCACCTGGCATATTTTTCAGCCCGGTATTACCCGGTTCATGAATATTTCAGATTCAACGCGGCTCACGGACACTGCTTATAATAACACGACCAACAAAGGAGTGGAGCTTTCTTTGTATTGGGAAGATGATTTTAAAATAGCAGATTCCATGTACCTCAACCTGGGTACACATGCATCTTCTTTCCTCGTTTCCGGCAGGTCATATATTTCCGTACAACCCAGGCTGGGCTTCCGTTACCTGCTGCCGCGCAAGTGGGCTTTCAAGTTGTCCTACACCAGCATGACGCAATATATTCACCTGCTCACCAATAATGCCACCTTTCTGCCAACCGATCTTTGGGTGGCGACTACTAAAAAAGTACCGCCCATGTTTTCCAACCAGTTCGCCATTGGTTTAGCGAAAACATCCAACAATAATATGTTTGAAATGTCGATGGAGTTATACGCGAAAACGATGCAGAACGTGATAGAATACCAGGAAACGGCGGACAACTTTCAATCTGCCACCAATAGCTGGGAAGACAATGTGGTGGTGGGCCGTGGCTGGAGTTATGGTTCAGAGTTCCTGCTACAGAAAAAGAGAGGAAAGTTAAAAGGATGGATCGGTTACACGCTGGCATGGTCTGAACGTGCATTCCCCAATGTGAATAATGGTGCCGTGTTCCCTTATAAATATGATCGCCGGCATGATATAGAAGTAGTGCTCACACAGCAACTGGGAAAAAGATGGGAGCTTTCTGCTCAATGGGAATTTGCAACGGGTGCTCCTTTAACCTTACCCTCCGGCAGTTATGAAAGGATCATGGACCCATCGCCGCATCTGCCGCCTACTACAGTAGATCCAAGGGATGTAGACCTGATCGGGAACCGCAACACATTACGCATGGAAAACACACACCGGCTGGATATCGGTGCTACGCATACCAAGGAGCGGAAAGGTGTTCGTTACATCCTGAATATTAGTCTTTATAACGTATACAACCAGAAGAATCCTTTCTTCTATACTTATAAAAGGAATGAAGAAACACTTAAGCGGGAGCTGACGAAGTTTAGCATTTTGCCCATTTTGCCCAGTATTTCTTACGCCATAAAGTTTTGA
- a CDS encoding DUF4249 domain-containing protein, whose product MKRWMLLLMVAATACEKVVEMDVPYDGDRIVVNSFIQPDSAVYIRVTRSQPPGGAVFPEIPNADVSLMAGSTKLPLQWQVINGKGYFVSQTPAPKNVEYNIKVTAAGLDTVTAKDTLPRQPQISEPFGQAGGNRVKFVLKDLPGWDAYQFRLYRGVMSPANQVVLSERLLYRFDPSYNNNFTDLIAENYREVNFIADQRFDGSEITVVMQTKNVNVKGEILILEVTGLTQDAFKYYKTLELQTTNDGNPLVDLNRVHSNVNKGYGILAGVNAARLQLEIK is encoded by the coding sequence ATGAAAAGATGGATGTTGTTATTGATGGTAGCTGCAACGGCCTGTGAAAAGGTAGTAGAGATGGATGTTCCTTATGATGGGGACAGGATTGTGGTGAATTCGTTTATTCAGCCGGACAGTGCTGTGTATATCCGTGTTACGCGTTCGCAACCTCCCGGAGGGGCCGTGTTCCCCGAAATCCCAAATGCGGATGTAAGCCTGATGGCAGGTAGTACAAAACTTCCTTTGCAATGGCAGGTGATCAACGGGAAAGGATATTTTGTATCGCAAACACCTGCACCGAAAAATGTGGAATACAATATTAAAGTGACCGCGGCAGGGCTGGATACTGTTACTGCCAAAGATACTTTGCCCCGGCAACCGCAGATCAGTGAGCCCTTTGGGCAGGCAGGCGGTAACCGGGTAAAGTTTGTGCTGAAAGATCTGCCGGGATGGGATGCTTATCAGTTCCGTTTATACAGAGGCGTTATGTCGCCCGCCAACCAGGTAGTATTGAGTGAACGTTTGCTGTACCGTTTCGATCCTTCCTACAATAATAACTTTACAGACCTGATCGCAGAGAATTATCGGGAAGTGAATTTCATTGCAGATCAACGTTTTGATGGCAGTGAAATTACAGTGGTGATGCAAACGAAGAATGTGAATGTAAAAGGGGAAATTCTCATCCTGGAAGTAACCGGGCTTACGCAGGATGCCTTTAAATATTATAAAACACTGGAACTGCAAACCACCAATGACGGTAATCCGCTGGTAGATCTGAACCGTGTGCATAGCAATGTGAACAAGGGGTATGGGATCCTGGCAGGGGTAAATGCAGCCCGTTTGCAGCTGGAGATCAAATAA